Proteins from a single region of Acanthochromis polyacanthus isolate Apoly-LR-REF ecotype Palm Island chromosome 11, KAUST_Apoly_ChrSc, whole genome shotgun sequence:
- the LOC110968203 gene encoding uncharacterized protein LOC110968203: protein MDVPVPVEATIHLNQFQDKTEVLQILQSHGFQLSDLGEGQVHIQGYFSNLKAVKVRLERLIETQTNTTLRSPSPSSGAISKYYNKDNRGRSRSRDKPPSSPFSSSAGASKLNPPTSQDSTTASSSPDQQASIRTRHETVVVDADVFRYAEQIRRRDIDSIKDSYQVRMQVQENSSSYTITLQGRKSNSAAGELQKLLDDLSRSLRTQEVPLRDMDQDGIALLKEIQRNKHIFGLVVVLEMEDRLHLIGPSVESYNLKQRLLGRQIKSSERPGRPFDRNLRNRSSSLPPNSRKNTERESRSNPPPRGAAGFSSSMNQEDKPEAADVHHQNAASRGRTNSETRGRKEPERANYFEPQRESGFNPPHGGAANFSSPRNQEDKPEAAALNTRSRTSRTRSQSKPHRPKDPDRETDFNPHPGGAAGFSSSKNQQDKPEAADVPQKGGASRTRSQSEPRRPKEPERSNDIVRNKLLPSKSLRSIFQRLFIWKFLKPKSKKNNER, encoded by the coding sequence ATGGATGTTCCAGTTCCAGTGGAGGCAACAATTCATCTGAATCAATTTCAAGACAAGACAGAAGTCCTACAAATTCTCCAATCACACGGCTTTCAGCTGTCAGATCTGGGTGAAGGTCAGGTGCACATTCAAGGTTATTTTTCCAACCTGAAAGCAGTGAAGGTCCGTTTGGAGCGGCTGAtcgagacacaaaccaacacgACGCTGCGTTCGCCTTCCCCTTCCTCTGGAGCCATTTCCAAATACTACAATAAGGACAACAGAGGCAGATCCCGATCCAGAGACAAGCCTCCATCTTCACCATTCTCCTCCTCAGCAGGAGCTTCTAAACTCAACCCTCCAACCTCTCAGGACTCCACcacagcttcttcttctccagaCCAACAAGCTTCCATCAGGACCAGACATGAGACCGTCGTGGTCGATGCAGACGTGTTCAGGTACGCCGAGCAGATCAGGAGAAGAGACATCGACTCCATCAAGGACAGCTACCAAGTCAGAATGCAGGTGCaggagaacagcagcagctacacCATCACTTTACAGGGGAGGAAGTCCAATTCAGCTGCTGGTGAACTTCAGAAGCTCCTGGATGATCTCAGCAGATCACTGCGTACTCAAGAGGTTCCTCTCAGGGACATGGATCAGGACGGCATAGCTCTTTTAAAGGAAAttcagagaaacaaacacattttcggCTTGGTGGTGGTGCTTGAGATGGAAGATAGACTTCACCTCATTGGACCGTCTGTCGAGAGCTACAACTTGAAGCAAAGGCTGCTGGGAAGGCAGATAAAGTCGTCAGAACGTCCAGGAAGACCCTTCGATAGGAACCTCAGGAACAGGAGCAGCTCTCTGCCTCCgaacagcagaaaaaacacagaaagagaaagtcGGTCCAACCCTCCTCCTCGTGGAGCTGCAGGTTTCTCCTCATCCATGAACCAGGAGGACAAACCAGAAGCTGCTGACGTTCATCATCAAAATGCAGCCTCAAGAGGAAGAACTAACTCTGAGACTCGAGGAAGAAAAGAACCAGAAAGAGCAAACTACTtcgaaccacaaagagaaagtGGTTTTAACCCTCCTCATGGTGGAGCTGCAAATTTCTCCTCACCCAGGAACCAGGAGGACAAACCAGAAGCTGCTGCATTAAATACTCGAAGCAGAACCTCGAGGACAAGAAGCCAATCCAAGCCTCATAGACCGAAAGATCCAGACAGAGAAACTGATTTTAACCCTCAtcctggaggagctgcaggtttCTCCTCATCCAAGAACCAGCAGGACAAACCAGAAGCTGCTGATGTTCCTCAGAAAGGTGGAGCTTCGAGGACTAGAAGTCAGTCTGAGCCTCGTAGACCGAAGGAGCCAGAAAGATCAAATGACATTGTACGAAATAAACTGCTGCCGTCTAAATCACTCAGAAGCATCTTCCAGCGGCTGTTTATTTGGAAATTCTTAAAGCCcaagtctaaaaaaaacaatgaacgATGA